One part of the Halobacteria archaeon AArc-dxtr1 genome encodes these proteins:
- a CDS encoding ATP-binding protein, with translation MVQFPVSMGGRHLVCALGAFYLLIAIVTGILPTSHDESLVSVLVTFVFISGPGIVLFAGGYHLPRTDIAPQFYRDIFGRTLAGIGVMLAILTLYHVQPDIGISEPQRSLPILTGFAGVAGFAVGTSNARAKTRELELERRNRQLKRMQARLEESNDRLEQFAYAASHDLQEPLRMVSSYLQLIDDHHGDALDEDATEFLEYAIDGSKRMTEMIDGLLQYSRVDTQGKPFEPVSLETVLDDVRNDLGLRIEESKAQIEYSELPRVEGDARQLRQLFQNLLANAIEYSDTEDVPPRIEIDVERGETPRASGRPDDTVEIDSDDWVIAVSDNGIGIDPAEQDRVFEVFQRLHTQEEHAGTGIGLALCKRIVERHGGDIWVDSEPDAGTTISMTLPAVGARDPDGAPGLNRSVTGNEGV, from the coding sequence ATGGTGCAGTTCCCCGTTTCGATGGGCGGGAGACACCTCGTTTGTGCGCTCGGTGCATTTTACCTTCTCATTGCGATCGTAACCGGGATCCTTCCGACGTCGCACGATGAGTCGCTCGTTTCCGTCCTCGTGACGTTCGTCTTTATCAGCGGCCCCGGTATCGTCCTCTTCGCGGGCGGGTACCATCTTCCCCGGACCGACATCGCGCCGCAGTTCTATCGCGATATCTTCGGTCGCACGCTCGCCGGAATCGGCGTAATGCTCGCCATTCTCACGCTCTATCACGTCCAGCCCGACATCGGCATCTCCGAACCCCAGCGATCGTTGCCGATTCTCACCGGATTCGCCGGCGTCGCCGGGTTCGCCGTTGGGACCTCTAACGCGCGTGCGAAGACCCGCGAACTCGAACTCGAGCGACGAAATCGACAGCTCAAACGGATGCAGGCACGCCTCGAGGAATCGAACGACCGACTCGAACAGTTCGCCTACGCCGCCAGCCACGACCTCCAGGAGCCCCTCCGGATGGTGTCGAGCTATCTGCAACTGATCGACGACCACCACGGCGACGCCCTCGACGAGGACGCCACGGAGTTCCTCGAATACGCGATCGACGGTTCGAAACGGATGACGGAGATGATCGACGGCTTGCTCCAGTACTCGCGCGTGGACACGCAGGGGAAACCGTTCGAACCCGTCTCCCTCGAAACGGTGCTCGACGACGTCCGCAACGACCTCGGCTTACGCATTGAGGAGTCCAAGGCCCAGATCGAGTATTCTGAACTGCCGCGCGTCGAAGGCGATGCGAGACAGTTGCGGCAACTGTTTCAGAATCTGCTCGCGAATGCGATCGAGTACAGCGACACCGAGGATGTGCCGCCGCGAATCGAGATTGATGTCGAGCGAGGTGAGACGCCACGCGCCTCTGGACGACCTGATGACACTGTAGAGATCGACAGCGACGACTGGGTCATCGCTGTCAGCGATAACGGGATCGGCATCGATCCGGCAGAACAAGATCGGGTTTTCGAAGTGTTTCAACGACTTCACACGCAGGAGGAACACGCTGGGACCGGCATCGGCTTGGCATTGTGCAAACGAATCGTCGAGCGCCACGGCGGCGATATCTGGGTCGATTCCGAGCCCGACGCTGGGACGACGATTTCGATGACGCTTCCCGCAGTCGGCGCACGTGATCCCGATGGTGCACCGGGTCTGAACCGATCGGTGACTGGGAACGAGGGCGTGTGA
- a CDS encoding heavy metal translocating P-type ATPase yields the protein MEASSSSTSLADQSAALTDRLGVRRQAVFVVLTFLGMTSGLLGSWFGAPSSVVWASYAIAYVFGGWYGLKASIAAIQVPEVEIDLLMIVAALGALYIGAPFEGAMLLFLFSLSGVLEEYAIGRSRTAIKSLVEMRPESAQILRDGTETTTPIDDVAIGDVFVVRPGERLPLDGVVESGESTVDQSSLTGESVPVTKEPGDEVFSGTINETGSLEVRVTREATESAISRLIQMVEKAQEKRAPTQQLIDRFEQPYVLGVFAMTAIAIALPLWLLNHAFEPTFYRAMTLMVAASPCAVIISTPAAVLSAISAGGRQGVLFKGGEHIETAGNVDAIAFDKTGTLTEGNTRLTDVRAREDALSTDGGAVGGDLLADTALEHNSLADDRLLSIAAAVQGRSEHHLAEATVEAARERDLEVPDASDFEAVVGKGVHATVDGQTIHIGNPRYVETVLGDRLIDGREIGLDAVRDLEANGKTSVLVVSETADGLRVLGWLAFTDTIRPDAAEMIANLRERGVEQIVMLTGDNERVAQYIAEELGIDEVYAELLPEEKVEHIEALQERHEAVAMVGDGVNDAPALATADISVGMGGAGTDVALETADIVLMSDKLDRLPYAFALSKETRRTLYINFAIAFGAIAIMIVAILTAGIPLPVAVVGHEGSTVLVSLIGLRLLRFDG from the coding sequence ATGGAGGCGTCATCGAGTTCTACGTCGCTTGCCGACCAGTCGGCGGCTCTGACGGACCGGCTGGGGGTTCGACGGCAAGCGGTGTTCGTCGTCCTGACGTTTCTCGGGATGACGAGCGGACTCCTCGGCAGCTGGTTCGGCGCACCCTCGTCGGTCGTCTGGGCCAGTTACGCGATCGCCTACGTCTTTGGCGGCTGGTACGGGCTCAAAGCGAGTATCGCAGCGATTCAGGTGCCGGAAGTGGAGATCGACCTCCTGATGATCGTCGCCGCACTCGGCGCACTCTACATCGGCGCCCCGTTCGAGGGCGCGATGTTGCTGTTCCTGTTCTCGCTGTCGGGCGTTCTCGAAGAGTACGCGATCGGGCGCTCGCGAACCGCCATCAAGTCGCTGGTCGAGATGCGTCCGGAGTCGGCACAGATCCTCCGCGACGGGACGGAAACGACGACGCCGATCGACGATGTCGCGATCGGCGACGTGTTCGTCGTTCGACCCGGGGAACGACTGCCCCTCGACGGCGTCGTCGAGTCCGGCGAGAGTACGGTCGATCAGTCATCGCTCACCGGCGAGTCCGTTCCGGTGACGAAAGAACCCGGAGACGAGGTGTTCAGCGGGACGATCAACGAGACGGGCAGTCTCGAGGTACGGGTCACGCGGGAGGCCACGGAGTCGGCGATCTCACGCCTCATTCAGATGGTCGAAAAGGCCCAGGAAAAGCGCGCGCCGACCCAGCAACTCATCGATCGCTTCGAGCAACCCTACGTGCTGGGGGTCTTCGCGATGACGGCGATCGCGATCGCGCTGCCGCTCTGGCTACTCAATCACGCGTTCGAGCCGACCTTCTACCGAGCGATGACGCTCATGGTCGCCGCCTCCCCCTGTGCGGTCATAATCTCGACGCCGGCGGCCGTCCTCTCCGCGATTTCGGCCGGCGGCCGACAGGGCGTCCTGTTCAAAGGAGGCGAACACATCGAGACGGCGGGGAACGTCGACGCCATCGCCTTCGACAAGACAGGGACGTTGACCGAAGGCAACACGCGGTTGACCGACGTCCGCGCTCGCGAGGACGCCCTATCCACCGACGGCGGTGCGGTCGGCGGCGACCTGCTCGCAGACACCGCCCTCGAGCACAACTCGCTGGCCGACGATCGGCTGCTCTCGATCGCGGCGGCCGTCCAGGGTCGGTCGGAACACCACCTCGCCGAGGCGACCGTTGAAGCAGCCCGAGAGCGCGACCTCGAAGTCCCCGACGCCAGCGACTTCGAGGCGGTCGTCGGCAAGGGTGTCCACGCGACCGTCGACGGTCAGACGATCCACATCGGCAACCCACGGTACGTCGAAACTGTCCTCGGCGATCGGCTGATCGACGGCCGCGAAATCGGCCTCGACGCCGTCCGCGACCTCGAGGCCAACGGGAAGACCAGCGTCCTCGTCGTCAGCGAGACTGCCGATGGCCTACGCGTCCTCGGGTGGCTGGCGTTCACCGACACGATCCGGCCCGACGCGGCCGAGATGATCGCAAACCTCCGCGAACGCGGCGTCGAACAGATCGTCATGCTGACGGGTGACAACGAACGGGTGGCTCAGTACATCGCCGAGGAACTCGGGATCGACGAGGTGTACGCAGAACTCCTCCCCGAAGAGAAAGTCGAACACATCGAGGCGCTCCAGGAGCGCCACGAGGCCGTCGCGATGGTCGGCGACGGCGTCAACGATGCCCCCGCACTCGCGACGGCCGATATTAGCGTCGGCATGGGCGGGGCCGGAACCGACGTCGCGCTCGAGACGGCCGATATCGTGCTCATGTCGGACAAACTCGATCGGCTTCCCTACGCGTTCGCGCTCAGCAAGGAGACGCGACGCACGCTGTACATCAACTTCGCCATCGCGTTCGGCGCCATCGCGATCATGATCGTCGCGATCCTCACCGCGGGAATCCCGCTCCCGGTCGCCGTGGTCGGCCACGAAGGATCGACCGTCCTCGTCAGCCTGATCGGTCTTCGCCTGCTCCGGTTCGACGGATGA
- a CDS encoding DsrE/DsrF/DrsH-like family protein has translation MSTDNQPASADDATADADSDPTPDVDAAELHALRERVDELEQTVIDSDAGSDEKKMTIVATQGSFDMAYPPLILGSTAAAFGWDVVVFHTFWGLDILHEEKSKNLKLSAVGNPNMPVPNALAAIPGMDRMATRMMEKKIDENGTATIEELIDLSLEQGVDLQACQMTIELMDYDEDDFYDGVTTGVGAATALQHMADSDVQLLV, from the coding sequence ATGAGCACGGACAACCAACCAGCGTCGGCCGACGACGCTACCGCTGACGCCGATTCCGATCCCACCCCCGACGTCGACGCCGCAGAGTTGCACGCACTGCGCGAGCGCGTCGACGAACTCGAGCAGACAGTTATAGACAGCGACGCAGGTTCGGATGAGAAGAAGATGACCATCGTCGCCACGCAGGGGAGCTTTGACATGGCGTATCCCCCGCTAATCCTCGGGAGCACGGCCGCCGCCTTCGGCTGGGATGTCGTCGTCTTCCACACGTTCTGGGGACTCGACATTCTCCACGAGGAGAAATCGAAGAACCTCAAGCTCTCTGCCGTTGGCAACCCGAATATGCCGGTCCCGAACGCCCTCGCCGCGATTCCCGGCATGGACCGGATGGCCACGCGAATGATGGAAAAGAAAATCGACGAGAATGGGACGGCGACGATCGAGGAACTGATCGATCTCTCGCTCGAACAGGGCGTCGATCTGCAGGCCTGCCAGATGACGATCGAGTTGATGGACTACGACGAAGATGACTTCTACGACGGTGTGACGACGGGCGTCGGTGCGGCAACCGCACTCCAGCATATGGCAGACTCCGATGTGCAGCTTCTAGTGTAA
- a CDS encoding sulfurtransferase TusA family protein, with the protein MSSEYDTAETLDVKGQSCPMPIIKTKQAVDELDAGEVLEVVATDSGSMSDIQGWADGTSGVELLDQVEGDDRYTHYVKKTA; encoded by the coding sequence ATGAGTTCGGAATACGACACCGCGGAGACCCTCGACGTGAAAGGACAGTCCTGCCCAATGCCCATCATCAAGACCAAGCAGGCAGTCGATGAGCTCGACGCCGGCGAGGTGCTCGAAGTCGTGGCGACCGATTCGGGCAGTATGAGCGACATTCAGGGCTGGGCGGACGGTACCAGTGGAGTCGAACTCCTCGATCAGGTCGAGGGCGACGACCGCTACACCCACTACGTCAAGAAGACGGCGTAA
- a CDS encoding PKD domain-containing protein: MAVLAGCGGPGEENGTDEEVSDEDDVETDEPDDDWEAVDEFYFEGRVEAWTGLEPALIDGEDNPTITLIEGNEYDFRWVNADGVTHNLEIRDDDGEIIDDYESDDVGEEGEETTLEGVVASEEMSVYICTYHEATQVGDIEVQTE; this comes from the coding sequence ATGGCTGTACTTGCAGGGTGTGGCGGTCCTGGTGAAGAAAACGGCACAGACGAGGAAGTCTCGGACGAGGACGACGTAGAAACTGACGAACCCGACGACGACTGGGAGGCTGTCGACGAGTTCTACTTCGAAGGCCGTGTCGAAGCGTGGACCGGACTAGAACCGGCCCTCATCGACGGTGAAGACAACCCGACTATTACGCTCATCGAGGGGAACGAATACGACTTTAGATGGGTCAATGCCGACGGCGTGACACACAACCTCGAAATTCGAGACGATGATGGCGAAATTATCGACGACTACGAAAGCGACGATGTCGGCGAGGAAGGCGAGGAGACGACGCTTGAGGGAGTCGTCGCATCTGAGGAGATGTCTGTGTACATCTGCACATACCACGAAGCGACGCAGGTTGGAGATATCGAGGTTCAGACGGAGTGA
- a CDS encoding FAD-dependent oxidoreductase has product MGNTFVVIGGDAAGMSAASKAKRENPEGDVVVFEKGEWVSYAACGMPYYVKGAVDELNDLVTISPDEFRSERDIDLRTGAEVVAIDPDAAEVTVDAGGEPYKQPYDDLLIATGARAIEPPFDGLELDGVFTIHDMDEADAIEDFVTRYELETAAIVGGGYVGIEMAEALSARGADVHLYEMLPHVMQPFGETVASVVEDHLREHGVELHLETTVSGFRGDERVDGVELENETVAADIAIVGVGVSPNVELAAEAGIERGPTGAIATDEYGRTNVENVYAAGDCAEARHVVTGEPDHVPLALTANRAGRAIGQTVTGDPTLVGDIAGTAIVKAFDLGAARTGIVDEERARDAGFDPVSVTISAASRAHYYPDGSELTVTLVADRESEAVLGGTVVGREGAKRIDTLAMALHAGLTVSELQNADLAYAPPFSPVWDPILTTAKVLGGKLE; this is encoded by the coding sequence ATGGGCAACACGTTCGTCGTTATCGGTGGTGACGCAGCGGGGATGAGTGCTGCGAGCAAGGCAAAGCGAGAGAATCCGGAGGGAGACGTCGTCGTCTTCGAGAAAGGGGAGTGGGTATCGTACGCAGCCTGCGGGATGCCGTACTACGTGAAGGGAGCGGTCGACGAGCTAAACGATCTCGTCACCATATCGCCCGACGAGTTCCGGAGCGAGCGAGATATCGACCTTCGCACGGGTGCAGAAGTCGTCGCCATCGATCCGGACGCTGCGGAAGTAACGGTCGACGCCGGCGGCGAACCCTACAAACAACCGTACGACGACCTCCTGATCGCAACCGGTGCGCGTGCGATCGAACCACCGTTCGACGGGCTGGAACTCGACGGCGTCTTCACCATTCACGATATGGACGAGGCCGACGCTATCGAAGACTTCGTCACGCGATACGAGCTCGAGACTGCCGCGATCGTCGGCGGCGGGTACGTCGGGATCGAGATGGCCGAGGCACTGTCGGCCCGCGGCGCCGACGTGCACCTCTACGAAATGCTTCCCCACGTCATGCAGCCGTTCGGTGAGACCGTCGCGTCGGTCGTCGAGGACCACCTTCGCGAGCACGGGGTCGAACTCCACCTCGAAACTACTGTCTCTGGATTCCGTGGCGACGAGCGCGTCGACGGCGTCGAACTCGAAAACGAAACCGTTGCTGCCGACATTGCGATCGTCGGCGTCGGTGTGAGTCCGAACGTCGAACTCGCTGCCGAGGCCGGTATCGAACGCGGTCCAACGGGGGCGATCGCGACGGACGAGTACGGGCGGACGAACGTCGAGAACGTTTACGCAGCTGGAGACTGTGCGGAAGCGCGCCACGTCGTGACCGGCGAACCGGACCACGTTCCGCTGGCGTTAACTGCAAATCGTGCTGGGCGTGCGATTGGACAGACGGTCACCGGTGATCCGACGCTCGTCGGCGACATTGCGGGGACCGCGATCGTGAAGGCGTTCGATCTCGGGGCCGCTCGAACGGGCATCGTCGACGAGGAACGCGCCCGCGATGCAGGTTTCGATCCCGTTTCGGTGACGATCTCGGCCGCATCGCGCGCTCACTACTATCCCGACGGATCGGAGCTCACGGTGACGCTGGTCGCCGATCGTGAGAGCGAAGCGGTGCTCGGCGGTACCGTCGTCGGCCGTGAAGGTGCCAAGCGGATCGATACGCTCGCGATGGCACTGCACGCCGGACTGACCGTTTCTGAACTCCAAAACGCTGACTTGGCGTATGCACCGCCGTTCAGTCCCGTCTGGGACCCGATCCTAACCACTGCGAAGGTTCTGGGCGGGAAACTCGAGTGA
- a CDS encoding zinc-dependent alcohol dehydrogenase family protein, with the protein MQAAVFHGERDVRIEEVPDPEIEESTDAVVRITHTAVCGSDLWFYRGQREYEPGSRVGHEPMGIVEDVGEDVTSVQPGDRVLAPFSISCGSCEFCRKGLHTSCANGGGWAGTDDGAQGEKVRAPHADGTLVRVPDRYADDEDVLESLLPLTDVLCTGHHAATSAGVSAGDTAVVVGDGAVGLCGVLAARRLGAERIVAMGHHEDRLEIAREFGATETVSARGEEAVERARELTYGGANHVLECVGAESSMETAFEVARPGGTVGYVGVPHGVSEASFLGTAFGKNVALRGGVAPVRAYIEELMADVLQGTLDPAPVFTKTVSLEETPEGYRAMDERDAVKVLIRV; encoded by the coding sequence ATGCAAGCAGCCGTCTTCCACGGCGAGCGAGACGTTCGGATCGAGGAGGTTCCCGACCCAGAGATCGAGGAGTCGACGGACGCCGTCGTCCGGATCACCCACACTGCCGTCTGTGGCTCTGACCTCTGGTTCTACCGCGGCCAGCGCGAGTACGAGCCCGGCTCGCGGGTCGGCCACGAACCGATGGGGATCGTCGAGGACGTCGGCGAGGACGTTACCAGCGTTCAGCCCGGTGATCGCGTGCTCGCTCCCTTCTCGATCAGCTGTGGCTCCTGCGAGTTCTGTCGGAAGGGGCTGCATACCTCCTGTGCGAACGGTGGCGGCTGGGCCGGTACGGACGACGGCGCGCAGGGCGAGAAGGTCCGTGCGCCCCACGCCGACGGTACCCTCGTCCGCGTCCCCGACAGGTATGCGGACGACGAGGACGTCCTCGAGTCGCTGCTTCCGCTGACTGACGTGCTCTGTACCGGCCACCACGCCGCTACGAGCGCCGGCGTCTCCGCCGGCGACACCGCGGTCGTCGTCGGCGACGGCGCCGTCGGGCTCTGTGGTGTCCTCGCCGCCCGCCGGCTCGGCGCCGAGCGGATCGTCGCGATGGGCCACCACGAGGACCGCCTCGAGATCGCCCGCGAGTTCGGTGCGACCGAGACCGTCAGTGCCCGTGGCGAGGAAGCCGTCGAACGCGCCCGTGAGCTGACCTACGGCGGCGCGAACCACGTCTTAGAGTGCGTCGGCGCCGAGTCCTCGATGGAGACGGCCTTCGAGGTGGCCCGTCCGGGTGGGACCGTCGGCTACGTCGGCGTCCCCCACGGCGTCTCGGAGGCGTCCTTCCTCGGAACCGCCTTCGGCAAGAACGTCGCCCTCCGGGGCGGCGTCGCGCCAGTTCGGGCCTACATCGAGGAGCTGATGGCCGACGTCCTCCAGGGGACGCTCGACCCAGCACCGGTGTTTACGAAGACGGTCTCCCTCGAGGAGACGCCCGAGGGTTACCGCGCGATGGACGAGCGCGATGCGGTGAAGGTACTGATTCGGGTGTGA
- a CDS encoding DsrE family protein has translation MLEEADSSISSLSIVLETADPERAWNALRLGITALEDGNEVSVFLLGEGVEAEEITDEQFDVRDRMEAFVDAGGDLQACGTCLEIRDSEESEYCPMSTMSDLLEIVTASDRVLTIG, from the coding sequence ATGCTCGAAGAAGCAGACTCCTCGATCAGTAGTCTCAGCATCGTACTCGAAACGGCGGATCCCGAACGCGCCTGGAACGCGCTTCGGCTCGGGATTACGGCACTTGAGGATGGAAACGAGGTATCGGTGTTTTTGCTCGGAGAGGGCGTCGAAGCGGAGGAAATCACAGACGAGCAGTTCGACGTCCGTGACCGGATGGAAGCGTTCGTCGATGCCGGAGGTGATTTGCAGGCGTGTGGGACGTGTCTCGAGATTCGCGACAGCGAAGAGAGTGAGTACTGCCCGATGTCGACGATGTCGGACCTCCTCGAAATTGTAACTGCGTCCGATCGCGTACTGACGATCGGCTAA
- a CDS encoding MBL fold metallo-hydrolase has translation MDEMNFPTPDVEIESVTPAEMKGRIDAGEDVVLLDARMESDYEEWRVDGETVESINVPYFEFLDEEIDEDVLAQIPDDEEVTVLCAKGGASEFVAGSLKEQGYDVNHLEDGMNGWARIYEAVEVEDYDGAGSLIQYQRPSSGCLGYFVHDGDEAAVIDPLRAFTDRYLADAAELDVDLKYAIDTHIHADHISGVRTLSEEGVEGVIPAAAVDRGVTYADDLTVADDGDEFQVGDATIETVSTPGHTSGMTSYLIDGELLATGDGLFVESVARPDLEEGDEGAEDAAKQLYESLQERVLSLPDDTLVGGAHFSDSAVPADDGTYTAPIGQLEADMAALTMDEADFVEVILADMPPRPANYEDIIATNLGQQAADDEEAFELELGPNNCAASQESLAGD, from the coding sequence ATGGACGAGATGAACTTTCCAACGCCGGATGTCGAAATCGAATCGGTGACGCCGGCCGAGATGAAAGGACGAATCGACGCAGGAGAGGATGTCGTGCTGCTCGACGCGCGGATGGAGTCAGACTACGAGGAGTGGCGAGTCGACGGCGAGACCGTCGAGTCGATCAACGTGCCGTACTTCGAGTTCTTAGACGAGGAGATCGACGAGGATGTTCTTGCACAGATTCCGGACGACGAAGAAGTCACGGTCCTCTGTGCGAAAGGTGGCGCCAGCGAGTTCGTCGCCGGATCGCTCAAAGAACAGGGTTACGACGTGAACCACCTCGAAGATGGGATGAACGGCTGGGCGCGCATCTACGAAGCCGTCGAGGTCGAGGACTACGACGGCGCGGGCTCACTCATCCAGTATCAGCGCCCGTCCTCGGGGTGTCTCGGGTACTTCGTCCACGACGGTGACGAAGCGGCCGTGATCGACCCGCTTCGGGCGTTCACTGACCGCTATCTCGCAGACGCCGCCGAACTCGACGTCGACCTGAAATACGCGATCGACACGCACATCCACGCAGACCACATCTCGGGTGTTCGAACCCTCTCCGAGGAAGGCGTCGAAGGCGTCATCCCTGCAGCGGCCGTTGACCGCGGCGTCACCTACGCCGACGATCTAACGGTGGCCGACGACGGCGACGAGTTCCAGGTCGGTGACGCCACCATCGAGACCGTCTCCACGCCCGGTCACACGTCCGGGATGACCTCGTACCTGATCGACGGCGAACTGCTCGCGACCGGCGACGGGCTGTTCGTCGAGAGCGTCGCCCGCCCCGATCTGGAGGAGGGTGACGAGGGCGCTGAGGACGCTGCGAAACAGCTCTACGAGTCACTGCAAGAGCGCGTGCTCTCGCTGCCCGACGACACGCTCGTCGGCGGCGCCCACTTCAGCGACTCGGCCGTGCCAGCCGACGACGGCACCTACACGGCACCGATCGGCCAGCTCGAAGCGGATATGGCTGCCCTGACGATGGACGAAGCCGACTTCGTCGAGGTGATCCTCGCGGACATGCCACCACGACCAGCCAACTACGAGGACATCATCGCCACCAATCTCGGCCAGCAGGCTGCTGACGACGAGGAGGCGTTCGAACTCGAACTCGGTCCGAACAACTGCGCCGCCAGCCAGGAATCGCTGGCCGGTGACTAA
- a CDS encoding YeeE/YedE family protein, which yields MVSELFAPALYETLFPVGISRYAVGGLLVGLGAVVIYLGTGIPAGASTFLESTLSYVSDQSRFQQYVSSRDWRVVFTLGIIGGAFVYALTVQSGLVSTGLYESGATGELYEVGGITLWLTEVQPWRLFLGGILVGIGTRIGKGCTSGHGVCGVGSASKTSIVGVITFLLVAIGTAQVVMALGVTP from the coding sequence ATGGTATCTGAACTCTTCGCGCCGGCGCTGTACGAGACGCTGTTCCCTGTTGGGATTAGCCGGTACGCCGTTGGCGGACTGCTCGTCGGTCTCGGTGCTGTCGTCATCTACCTCGGCACCGGCATTCCAGCCGGAGCGAGTACGTTCCTCGAGTCGACGCTGTCGTACGTGTCGGACCAGTCGCGGTTCCAGCAGTACGTCAGTTCGCGCGACTGGCGCGTCGTCTTCACGCTCGGGATCATCGGGGGCGCGTTCGTCTACGCCCTGACCGTCCAGTCGGGACTGGTCTCGACTGGCCTCTACGAGTCCGGGGCAACCGGCGAGTTGTACGAGGTCGGCGGGATCACGCTCTGGCTCACCGAGGTCCAGCCGTGGCGGCTATTCCTCGGCGGGATCCTGGTCGGAATTGGCACCCGAATCGGGAAGGGGTGTACGTCGGGCCACGGCGTCTGTGGCGTCGGCTCGGCATCGAAGACGTCTATCGTCGGCGTGATCACGTTCCTGCTCGTCGCGATCGGCACGGCCCAGGTCGTGATGGCGCTGGGGGTGACTCCATAG
- a CDS encoding class I SAM-dependent methyltransferase, which translates to MGFHTFPVERADALEDPSRYRFCSREELLEMLALDTGDVVADLGSGTGFYSRDVAPFVDTVYAVDVQEEMHEYHREVGVAAGVELVTAGVDALPFADDELDGAFSTMTHHEYADEETMAELARVIRPDGRLVTVDWSADGTGEDGPDVDERFGVGEVVAQIEDAEFVVERVHDRPETLAVVARR; encoded by the coding sequence ATGGGATTTCATACGTTTCCTGTCGAGCGCGCTGACGCGCTCGAGGATCCGTCTCGCTACCGGTTCTGCTCGCGCGAAGAGTTGCTCGAAATGCTCGCGCTCGACACCGGGGACGTTGTCGCAGACCTGGGATCGGGGACGGGGTTCTATTCGAGAGACGTCGCGCCGTTCGTCGACACGGTGTACGCGGTCGACGTACAGGAAGAGATGCACGAGTACCACCGCGAGGTCGGGGTCGCGGCGGGCGTCGAACTGGTCACGGCCGGTGTCGACGCGCTCCCCTTCGCAGACGACGAGCTGGACGGGGCCTTCTCGACGATGACCCATCACGAGTACGCCGACGAGGAAACGATGGCGGAACTCGCCCGCGTTATTCGGCCAGACGGACGCCTCGTGACCGTCGACTGGTCGGCCGACGGGACGGGTGAGGACGGCCCCGACGTCGACGAACGCTTCGGCGTCGGCGAGGTCGTGGCTCAGATCGAGGACGCGGAATTCGTCGTCGAGCGTGTTCACGACCGTCCGGAGACGCTGGCAGTCGTTGCCCGCCGGTAA
- a CDS encoding YeeE/YedE family protein, with protein sequence MSQQRHPLFIPLIFVGGLIFGFGLGFSHMARPEVVLNFLQFEDFGLLFVMGGAAVVTGIAFALVPRLFDRAPLTGDTYGRRLKSFDRNVLIGGAIFGVGWGLSGICPGAAYASLGVGNVTILWALVGMFVGAYLQGVWRSHRAASGTSPAGAD encoded by the coding sequence ATGAGCCAGCAAAGACATCCCCTGTTCATACCGCTAATCTTCGTCGGCGGCCTGATCTTCGGGTTCGGCCTCGGCTTTAGCCACATGGCCCGCCCCGAGGTCGTGTTAAACTTCCTGCAGTTCGAGGACTTCGGGCTGTTGTTCGTGATGGGCGGCGCGGCGGTCGTCACCGGCATCGCCTTCGCACTGGTGCCCCGACTGTTCGACCGCGCGCCGCTGACGGGCGACACCTACGGCCGACGGCTGAAGTCGTTCGATCGCAACGTCCTGATCGGCGGCGCAATCTTCGGCGTCGGCTGGGGCCTGTCGGGAATCTGTCCCGGTGCAGCCTACGCCAGCCTGGGCGTCGGCAACGTCACGATCCTGTGGGCACTCGTCGGCATGTTCGTCGGCGCGTACCTCCAGGGTGTCTGGCGCAGCCACCGCGCAGCGTCGGGAACGTCCCCCGCAGGCGCCGACTGA
- a CDS encoding thioredoxin family protein has protein sequence MTDTGHEATDGRGNTPQTPIQVEEPDEYDQLLEADDLVLLEFVTSGCGICASMEPVLGVVARSAPGAVATVNAGLVPELADEYGVRRVPTLVVLKDGKEVDRLDDGFQSADTLVDVLETHAETAK, from the coding sequence ATGACTGACACGGGACACGAAGCGACGGACGGTAGAGGAAACACACCGCAGACACCGATCCAGGTGGAGGAGCCGGACGAGTACGACCAGCTGCTCGAGGCCGACGATCTCGTGCTCCTCGAGTTCGTCACGTCGGGCTGTGGTATCTGTGCATCCATGGAGCCCGTACTCGGTGTAGTGGCACGCAGTGCCCCGGGTGCGGTGGCGACGGTAAACGCCGGCCTCGTGCCGGAACTCGCAGATGAGTACGGCGTGCGACGCGTCCCGACGCTCGTCGTGCTGAAAGACGGCAAGGAAGTCGATCGGCTGGACGACGGCTTCCAGTCCGCAGACACGCTCGTCGACGTCCTCGAAACGCACGCTGAAACTGCGAAATAG